The Theropithecus gelada isolate Dixy chromosome X, Tgel_1.0, whole genome shotgun sequence genome includes a window with the following:
- the MTCP1 gene encoding protein p13 MTCP-1, which yields MAGEDVGAPPDHLWVHQEGIYRDEYQRTWVAVVEEETSFLRARVQQIQVPLGDAARPSHLLTSQLPLMWQLYPEERYMDNNSRLWQIQHHLMVRGVQELLLKLLPDD from the exons ATGGCAGGAGAGGATGTGGGGGCTCCACCCGATCACCTCTGGGTTCACCAAGAGGGTATCTACCGCGACGAATACCAGCGCACGTGGGTGGCCGTCGTGGAAGAG GAGACGAGTTTCCTAAGGGCACGAGTCCAGCAAATTCAGGTTCCCTTAGGTGACGCAGCTAGGCCAAGTCACCTTCTTACCTCCCAGCTACCTCTCATGTGGCAACTCTACCCGGAGGAGCGCTACATGGATAACAACTCTCGCTTGTGGCAGATACAGCATCATTTAATG gTCAGGGGAGTACAGGAGCTGTTGCTTAAGCTTTTGCCTGATGACTAA